A stretch of Xenopus laevis strain J_2021 chromosome 8S, Xenopus_laevis_v10.1, whole genome shotgun sequence DNA encodes these proteins:
- the LOC108699959 gene encoding dolichol kinase translates to MVNKLIIGESLVVLGIVLSIHTVVWDRFSWCTLALAIQAFYVQHKWDRLLQSGGAVFQYRSSANSGLLPASMVIPLLGIVMKERCKISGNVYFERFGVVVSATGMALASFLSIIALGITKPIPKNTCILSGIVGSAILYTMKNSLAVSEVIEVLEVLLIFVYLSMILLYLLPRSFTPGEALLILGGLSFVLNQLIKRSLSSAGGKGDPIDYLLLVTLVALVLVGMIFSILFVFMDSSSWTSSLFFYMMTAVLALGVFMPWLQYLIRRHPLLWLLEFLVQSHIRLRLLAFWVLLALVACVVVLYQNSKRSPDSKKLQVSTATRKYFHFLAVATYIPGLIYDQQLLFVASVFCLTVFVLLEYVRYFWIKPFGQTLRNLLTLFLDERDTGPLILTHIYLLLGMSLPVWLFPRVCATSLTGLSTLLPYAGVLAVGVGDTIASVCGSAMGELRWPGAKKTFEGTMMSIFAQIIAAALIVIFDSTVNLNSGYIWILWSITLVSLLEAFTTQIDNLILPLYLHILLMV, encoded by the coding sequence ATGGTAAATAAACTGATCATAGGCGAGTCTCTGGTGGTGTTGGGCATAGTCCTGAGCATACACACCGTGGTATGGGACCGCTTCTCGTGGTGCACGTTGGCCCTAGCCATCCAGGCTTTTTACGTGCAACACAAATGGGATCGCCTCCTGCAGTCGGGAGGAGCAGTATTTCAGTACCGGTCATCTGCCAACAGCGGGCTCCTTCCCGCCAGCATGGTTATCCCACTTTTGGGTATAGTGATGAAGGAGAGATGTAAAATTTCTGGAAATGTGTACTTTGAAAGGTTTGGAGTGGTGGTATCTGCCACAGGCATGGCGCTTGCCTCCTTCCTGTCCATCATTGCCTTGGGTATCACTAAACCTATTCCTAAAAATACCTGTATCCTCTCTGGCATTGTCGGTAGCGCCATACTCTACACCATGAAAAACTCCCTGGCCGTTTCTGAAGTCATCGAGGTTCTAGAAGTCCTTCTGATCTTTGTGTACCTCAGCATGATCCTCCTTTACCTGCTTCCGCGCTCCTTCACCCCCGGGGAGGCGTTGCTCATCCTAGGAGGCCTGAGCTTTGTGCTGAACCAGCTTATCAAGCGTTCCCTCAGTTCTGCGGGGGGGAAGGGAGACCCGATTGATTACCTCCTGCTGGTAACGTTGGTCGCTTTGGTCCTGGTGGGAATGATCTTCTCCATTCTCTTTGTGTTTATGGACTCCTCCTCGTGGACCTcttccttgtttttttacatgatgACCGCTGTTTTGGCACTAGGAGTTTTCATGCCTTGGCTGCAGTACCTGATACGCAGACACCCACTTTTGTGGCTGCTGGAGTTCCTGGTGCAGTCCCACATACGGCTGCGCTTACTGGCCTTTTGGGTGCTGCTTGCACTCGTTGCCTGTGTTGTGGTTCTGTATCAGAATTCCAAGAGGTCTCCAGACTCCAAGAAGCTTCAGGTTTCCACAGCAACTCGCAAATACTTCCATTTCCTGGCTGTGGCCACCTACATCCCTGGGCTCATATATGATCAGCAACTACTGTTTGTGGCATCTGTCTTTTGTTTGACAGTGTTTGTACTCCTAGAATACGTACGGTATTTCTGGATCAAACCCTTTGGGCAGACTCTACGGAACCTGCTGACTTTGTTTCTGGATGAACGGGACACTGGTCCCCTTATTCTAACACACATCTACCTTCTCCTGGGCATGTCTCTGCCAGTGTGGCTCTTTCCAAGGGTCTGTGCCACTTCCCTTACAGGCTTATCCACGTTACTCCCATATGCCGGCGTATTGGCTGTGGGTGTAGGTGACACTATTGCCTCTGTTTGTGGCAGTGCTATGGGTGAGCTACGGTGGCCTGGGGCAAAGAAGACCTTTGAGGGGACTATGATGTCTATATTTGCTCAGATCATTGCTGCTGCCCTTATTGTAATCTTTGATAGCACGGTGAACCTTAACAGTGGCTATATCTGGATTCTGTGGTCCATCACTTTAGTGTCTTTGCTGGAAGCGTTCACTACGCAAATAGACAATCTGATCTTGCCTCTCTACCTCCATATACTGCTAATGGTATGA